A single Iodidimonas sp. SYSU 1G8 DNA region contains:
- a CDS encoding TrkH family potassium uptake protein → MIDIRPILQVIGILLSILAVTMLIPAVVDLAYGHQESYGFAGSAAITGFAGALIWISNRGYHRAELGVRQAFLLTVLTWIAVSAFASLPMMFGHSRLSYADAFFETMSGLTTTGATVIVGLDSMPPGLLLWRALLHAMGGVGIIIVALALLPVLRVGGMQLFRTESSDKSQKLLPSTGELAIAITKVYLALSSLCALAYLMGGMSLLDAICHALSTVSTGGFANSDSSFAVFDSLYLEIVAIIFMLAGALPFTVYIAITSRKFTRKALPGLFDDQIRYFLLLCAVASLAMTTWVFATTETPLPLALRQATFNVISVITTTGFVSIDYMQWGAGATMVFFALYFTGGCTGSTTGSVKIFRYQVLIQAIRRILFRMITPHGVMNLKLNQIPVSEDTLASVMGFMFLFMVTIFLIGLGLTMTGLDFVTAMSSAATAVSNVGPGLGDIAGPVGNFSSFSDTAKLLMSVGMLLGRLELFTVLVLMTPRFWRV, encoded by the coding sequence GTGATCGACATACGCCCCATCCTTCAGGTCATCGGCATCCTGCTCAGCATTCTCGCTGTGACCATGCTGATTCCCGCCGTCGTCGATCTCGCCTATGGCCATCAGGAGAGCTATGGCTTCGCGGGGTCCGCGGCGATCACCGGCTTCGCCGGCGCGCTGATCTGGATCAGCAACCGTGGATATCACCGGGCAGAGCTGGGCGTGCGTCAGGCCTTCCTGCTGACCGTGCTCACCTGGATCGCGGTCAGCGCCTTCGCATCGCTGCCCATGATGTTCGGCCATTCGCGGCTGAGTTACGCGGATGCCTTCTTCGAAACCATGTCGGGCCTGACCACCACCGGCGCCACGGTCATCGTCGGCCTCGATTCCATGCCGCCAGGACTGTTGCTCTGGCGAGCCCTGCTGCATGCCATGGGCGGTGTCGGCATCATCATCGTGGCTCTCGCCCTGCTGCCGGTACTGCGCGTCGGCGGCATGCAGCTTTTCCGCACGGAATCATCCGACAAGAGCCAGAAGCTGCTGCCGAGCACGGGTGAACTCGCCATCGCCATCACCAAGGTCTACCTGGCGCTCTCGTCCCTTTGCGCGCTGGCGTATCTGATGGGCGGCATGAGTCTGCTCGATGCGATCTGCCATGCGCTCTCGACGGTCTCGACGGGCGGTTTTGCCAACTCGGATTCCTCGTTCGCGGTCTTCGACAGCCTGTATCTGGAGATCGTCGCCATCATATTCATGTTGGCCGGCGCGCTGCCGTTCACCGTTTACATCGCCATCACCAGCCGCAAATTCACCCGCAAGGCGCTCCCGGGACTATTCGACGACCAGATCCGTTATTTCCTGCTGCTCTGCGCCGTCGCCTCCCTGGCAATGACGACCTGGGTTTTCGCGACGACGGAGACGCCGCTGCCGCTGGCGCTGCGACAGGCGACTTTCAACGTGATTTCGGTCATCACCACGACCGGCTTCGTCTCGATCGATTACATGCAATGGGGCGCGGGCGCGACGATGGTGTTCTTCGCGCTGTATTTCACGGGAGGGTGTACGGGCTCCACCACCGGATCGGTGAAGATCTTCCGCTATCAGGTGCTGATCCAGGCGATCAGGCGCATTTTGTTCCGGATGATCACGCCGCACGGCGTGATGAACCTGAAGTTGAATCAGATACCGGTCAGCGAGGATACGCTGGCCTCGGTGATGGGATTCATGTTCCTGTTCATGGTGACGATCTTCCTCATCGGCCTCGGCCTGACCATGACGGGTCTGGATTTCGTCACCGCCATGTCCAGCGCCGCTACGGCCGTATCCAATGTCGGTCCAGGCCTGGGCGACATCGCCGGCCCTGTCGGAAACTTCTCGAGCTTCTCCGATACGGCCAAGCTGCTGATGAGCGTCGGCATGTTGCTGGGGCGCCTCGAGCTGTTCACCGTGCTCGTCCTGATGACGCCCCGCTTCTGGCGGGTCTGA
- a CDS encoding LLM class F420-dependent oxidoreductase, with translation MKRIKLGLMIGYSGPQMNLPMDKIKLAEELGYDSVWTAEAYGSDAVTPLAYIAANTKRIRLGTAIMQMAGRSPTMAAMQAATVDALAGGNRFIAGIGMSGPQIVEGWYGRPWGKPYHWMKDYITIMRKVFAREEPVTHDGQQLTLPLPADYPGAMGIGKPLKSILHTNPNIPIWTGSGTETMVKLTAQLADGWLPLGWTPRGMELYGDWLKEGFAKAGNGKSFDNFEIQAGLGVNITDDVKAGLDALKPVIALYAGGMGHKDKNFHKDRMIKFGYGEAADRIQELYLAGRKEEAAAAVPDEYVDEQNLVGPEKRIRQNWAAWADSGATGISISTRQTEALHLMADIAGTKEQVAAE, from the coding sequence ATGAAGCGTATCAAGCTGGGCCTGATGATCGGCTATTCGGGGCCGCAGATGAACCTGCCCATGGACAAGATCAAGCTGGCCGAGGAATTGGGATATGATTCCGTCTGGACCGCCGAAGCCTATGGCTCGGACGCGGTGACGCCGCTGGCCTACATCGCCGCGAACACGAAGCGCATTCGCCTGGGCACCGCGATCATGCAGATGGCCGGCCGCTCGCCGACCATGGCCGCCATGCAGGCCGCGACCGTGGACGCGCTGGCCGGCGGCAACCGTTTCATCGCCGGCATCGGCATGTCCGGCCCGCAGATCGTCGAAGGCTGGTACGGCCGTCCGTGGGGCAAGCCCTATCACTGGATGAAGGATTACATCACCATCATGCGCAAGGTATTCGCGCGTGAGGAGCCCGTCACCCATGACGGCCAGCAGCTGACGCTGCCGTTGCCGGCCGACTATCCGGGCGCGATGGGTATCGGCAAGCCGCTGAAGTCGATTCTGCACACCAATCCGAATATCCCGATCTGGACGGGATCGGGCACCGAGACCATGGTCAAGCTGACGGCGCAGCTCGCCGACGGATGGCTGCCGCTGGGCTGGACTCCGCGCGGCATGGAGCTATATGGCGACTGGCTGAAGGAAGGCTTCGCCAAGGCCGGCAATGGCAAGAGCTTCGACAATTTCGAAATCCAGGCCGGTCTGGGCGTGAACATCACCGACGACGTGAAGGCCGGTCTCGACGCCCTGAAACCCGTGATCGCCCTTTATGCCGGCGGCATGGGCCACAAGGACAAGAACTTCCACAAGGACCGCATGATCAAGTTCGGCTATGGCGAGGCCGCCGACCGGATTCAGGAACTGTACCTGGCGGGCCGTAAGGAAGAAGCGGCTGCCGCCGTGCCGGACGAGTATGTCGACGAGCAGAACCTGGTCGGTCCGGAGAAGCGTATCCGGCAGAACTGGGCGGCGTGGGCCGATTCCGGCGCCACCGGCATCTCCATCTCCACCCGCCAGACCGAGGCGCTGCACCTGATGGCCGACATCGCCGGCACCAAAGAGCAGGTTGCCGCAGAATAG
- a CDS encoding TonB-dependent receptor → MNRHQAARRAVSTLNRVLFATVPPALLLTSAALSPALAQIEQVVVQARGQEESVRDIPVAITAVGEEQMEKFAVKSLEDIAAIAPQLTIVRGGSGSGASISIRGIQSNSTSIGIEQSVAVILDGVYYPQGRVIDEGLFDVRQVAILKGPQALYFGKNATAGVLSIETNDPGSEFESMARIGYELEQERLAGEAMISVPITDKFGVRLAVRGTKMFGGYIENNAGPTTYTTTDAATFQQTVHPNDGPTEDRFPAEESIYARLTMKGTPSDRFTYTLKGSFADYRISTTQGTELFACPALNGQPHASVADPNNPGFNMPVPNLDAECVPDWRGAQNPIPPDIAATDPLLSWFGNQLGEEYRSWAVTGKFDFDLDPVDVTAVVNYHRQRTNWVGDFDGGGATSTFAGEHSTFQNFSTEVRAVTKFDFPLNAVLGVYYQDTHRFFNQDVIFSGAENSAVTDPTRRFVAYDKFSETDGETISVYGELIWDITDRLQLTGGLRYLHETKDSYFIQPYVNPFFTGIFYQGYMLEADQTFNDASPEATLRWEPTDNLTLYVAYKEGFKSGGFSNSAIHSTLTIVNNDPSTSLPDFVFAPEHVKGFEGGVKAALLDGTLNLEFEAYHYKFKDLQIDFFNSPTFAFITENAGGAKTDGAELQFTWTPPAMTGLTLTGSLAYNIAKYTDFIAPCYAGQKPSEGCDLPISPGEVPKQQLGGQQRALAPKWAGSFGVDYETPVGDGFLIGLSTNVKFKTKHRLGGFNNPYDVQGSYATLDASVRFGNEGGNWEFAVIGKNLTNKYALLSAGDTPGTGGNTGFANGFVADRYGTPIVGRTIEFQFTWRY, encoded by the coding sequence ATGAACCGCCACCAGGCTGCCCGGCGCGCCGTGTCCACCTTGAACCGGGTGCTGTTCGCTACCGTTCCGCCGGCCCTTTTGTTGACGTCGGCCGCGCTGTCACCCGCCCTCGCACAGATCGAACAAGTGGTCGTCCAGGCCCGCGGCCAGGAAGAATCCGTGCGCGACATTCCGGTCGCCATTACGGCGGTGGGCGAAGAGCAGATGGAGAAATTCGCGGTCAAGAGCTTGGAAGACATCGCCGCCATCGCGCCGCAGCTGACCATCGTGCGGGGAGGATCGGGCAGCGGGGCGAGCATCTCGATCCGCGGTATCCAGTCGAACTCCACCAGTATCGGTATCGAACAATCGGTCGCCGTCATTCTGGATGGCGTCTACTACCCGCAGGGCCGCGTGATCGACGAGGGCCTGTTCGACGTGCGGCAGGTGGCGATCCTGAAGGGACCGCAGGCGCTGTACTTCGGCAAGAACGCCACGGCCGGCGTGCTGTCCATTGAAACCAACGACCCCGGCTCGGAATTCGAATCGATGGCCCGGATCGGTTATGAGCTGGAGCAGGAGCGTCTCGCGGGCGAGGCGATGATCTCGGTGCCGATCACCGATAAGTTCGGCGTCCGCCTCGCGGTGCGGGGCACGAAGATGTTCGGCGGCTACATCGAGAACAACGCGGGCCCGACGACCTATACCACCACCGACGCGGCGACATTCCAGCAGACCGTCCATCCCAATGACGGGCCGACGGAGGACCGGTTCCCGGCCGAGGAATCGATCTATGCGCGCCTCACCATGAAGGGCACGCCCAGCGATCGCTTCACTTACACGCTCAAGGGCTCGTTCGCGGACTACCGGATCTCGACCACCCAGGGCACCGAACTGTTCGCCTGTCCGGCGCTGAACGGGCAGCCTCACGCCAGCGTGGCCGACCCCAACAATCCCGGTTTCAACATGCCGGTACCCAATCTGGACGCGGAATGCGTGCCCGATTGGCGCGGCGCCCAGAATCCCATTCCGCCGGATATCGCCGCGACCGATCCGCTGCTCAGCTGGTTCGGCAACCAGCTGGGCGAGGAGTACCGGTCATGGGCGGTGACCGGCAAATTCGATTTCGACCTCGACCCGGTCGATGTCACGGCGGTGGTCAATTATCACCGGCAGCGCACCAACTGGGTGGGTGATTTCGATGGCGGCGGCGCGACCTCGACCTTCGCGGGCGAGCACAGCACGTTCCAGAACTTTTCGACGGAAGTCCGCGCGGTCACCAAGTTCGACTTCCCGCTGAATGCGGTCCTCGGCGTCTATTATCAGGATACGCACCGGTTCTTTAACCAGGACGTGATCTTCTCCGGCGCCGAGAATTCCGCGGTCACCGACCCGACGCGCCGTTTCGTGGCCTACGACAAGTTTTCCGAGACCGATGGGGAGACGATTTCGGTCTATGGCGAGCTGATCTGGGATATCACGGACCGGTTGCAGCTGACCGGCGGCCTGCGCTACCTGCACGAAACCAAGGATTCCTATTTCATTCAGCCCTATGTGAATCCGTTCTTCACCGGCATTTTCTACCAGGGCTATATGCTGGAGGCGGACCAGACGTTCAATGACGCGTCGCCCGAGGCCACGCTGCGCTGGGAGCCGACCGACAATTTGACGCTCTACGTGGCCTACAAGGAAGGCTTCAAGTCCGGCGGCTTCTCCAACAGCGCCATCCACAGCACGCTCACCATCGTGAATAACGACCCGTCGACCTCGCTGCCCGATTTCGTCTTCGCGCCGGAACATGTGAAGGGGTTCGAGGGCGGCGTGAAGGCGGCGCTGCTGGATGGCACCCTGAACCTGGAGTTCGAGGCCTATCACTACAAGTTCAAGGACCTCCAGATCGACTTCTTCAACTCGCCAACCTTCGCGTTCATCACCGAAAACGCGGGCGGGGCGAAGACCGACGGCGCCGAGCTGCAGTTCACCTGGACGCCGCCGGCCATGACGGGCCTGACCCTGACCGGGTCGCTGGCTTACAACATCGCCAAATACACGGACTTCATCGCTCCGTGCTACGCCGGCCAGAAGCCGTCGGAAGGCTGCGACCTGCCGATCAGCCCCGGCGAGGTCCCGAAGCAGCAGCTGGGCGGCCAGCAGCGGGCGCTGGCGCCGAAATGGGCGGGATCATTCGGCGTGGATTACGAAACCCCGGTCGGCGACGGCTTCCTGATCGGCCTCTCGACCAACGTCAAGTTCAAGACCAAGCACCGGCTTGGCGGCTTCAACAATCCGTACGACGTCCAGGGCAGCTATGCGACGCTCGATGCCTCGGTCCGCTTCGGCAATGAAGGCGGCAACTGGGAATTCGCCGTCATCGGCAAGAACCTGACCAACAAATACGCGCTGCTGTCGGCCGGCGACACGCCCGGCACCGGCGGCAATACGGGCTTTGCCAACGGCTTCGTCGCCGACCGCTACGGCACGCCCATCGTGGGCCGGACCATCGAGTTCCAGTTCACCTGGCGCTATTGA
- a CDS encoding aromatic ring-hydroxylating dioxygenase subunit alpha translates to MSDGAARYAADEVRDDFVPKEAYFARDFAELEADRLWPFVWQVACRLEEIPEVGDYVTYDIVDDSIIVIRTAQDRIRAYHNVCPHRARRLLSGCGNTRQIVCPFHGWRYGLDGRNIKVIDKADWGNCLDPDDIRLSEVRCDHWGGFVFINMDARAEPLMDFLAPMTGYCEKFEFEKLRYRWYKTVVMPANWKTVLGFFNEFYHVQQAHPQLLEFTNDYSRSGEFGRHAQMWFEADGAMPFSRSPRLPPRPEPPMKDHIVAFAEHYNVALKAMLSERNYAAAMRVRDEVPPETPPLDTLAKWVEFQVEAAMEDGAGWPADLTPEYIERSGLDWHVFPNTIFLHGLIDGVLWYRMRPNGRDPESCIFDVWSLVRYAPGKEPTLERQFFTDWRDGDWGLIYEQDFANIPEVQKGYHSRGFKGERTNPVQERAISNFHRVLRRFMKDPHDNPPITRQR, encoded by the coding sequence ATGAGCGACGGCGCCGCGCGCTATGCCGCCGATGAAGTCCGCGATGATTTCGTTCCCAAGGAGGCCTATTTCGCTAGGGACTTCGCCGAGCTCGAGGCTGACCGGCTGTGGCCGTTCGTCTGGCAGGTCGCGTGCAGGCTGGAGGAGATTCCCGAGGTCGGCGACTATGTCACCTACGACATCGTCGACGACTCCATCATCGTCATCCGCACGGCCCAGGACCGGATCAGGGCCTATCACAACGTCTGCCCGCACCGGGCCCGGCGCTTGCTGTCGGGATGCGGCAACACGCGGCAGATCGTGTGTCCGTTTCACGGTTGGCGTTACGGGCTGGACGGCCGCAACATCAAGGTGATCGACAAGGCGGACTGGGGAAACTGCCTCGATCCGGACGATATCCGGCTGTCCGAGGTGCGCTGCGATCATTGGGGCGGCTTCGTCTTCATCAACATGGATGCCCGCGCTGAACCGCTGATGGATTTTCTCGCGCCCATGACCGGGTATTGCGAGAAGTTCGAGTTCGAGAAACTGCGGTATCGCTGGTACAAGACCGTGGTGATGCCGGCTAACTGGAAGACCGTGCTCGGTTTCTTCAACGAGTTCTATCACGTGCAGCAGGCCCATCCCCAGCTGCTGGAATTCACCAACGATTATTCCCGCAGCGGCGAGTTCGGCCGGCACGCTCAGATGTGGTTCGAGGCCGACGGCGCCATGCCGTTCAGCCGCTCGCCGCGTCTGCCGCCGCGTCCCGAGCCGCCGATGAAGGACCACATCGTCGCCTTCGCCGAGCACTACAATGTCGCGCTCAAGGCGATGCTGTCCGAGCGCAACTATGCCGCCGCCATGCGCGTGCGCGATGAAGTGCCGCCCGAGACGCCGCCGCTCGACACCCTGGCCAAATGGGTCGAGTTCCAGGTCGAGGCCGCCATGGAGGACGGTGCCGGCTGGCCGGCCGACCTGACGCCCGAATACATCGAGCGCTCGGGTCTGGACTGGCACGTGTTTCCCAACACCATCTTCCTGCATGGCCTGATCGACGGCGTGTTGTGGTATCGGATGCGGCCCAACGGGCGCGACCCGGAAAGCTGCATCTTCGACGTCTGGTCGCTGGTGCGTTATGCGCCGGGCAAGGAGCCGACGCTCGAGCGCCAGTTCTTCACCGACTGGCGCGACGGTGACTGGGGGCTGATCTACGAACAGGACTTCGCCAACATTCCCGAGGTCCAGAAAGGCTATCACTCGCGCGGCTTCAAGGGCGAGCGGACCAATCCGGTACAGGAGCGCGCGATCTCCAATTTTCACCGGGTGCTGCGGCGATTCATGAAGGATCCCCACGACAACCCACCGATCACCCGGCAACGCTGA
- a CDS encoding enoyl-CoA hydratase-related protein, with translation MYGDYRHMVASRRGRILTLTLDNPPLNAVNRALHDELSTVFQDVARDDGCDVVVLTGAGKAFSAGADLEEMKRATEDAALRSALMSRAPHIVHAMLSLDKPVIARLNGHAMGLGATLALLCDVVIAADTARIADPHVGIGLSAGDGGALIWPRLIGYARARHHLLTGEPLTATEAAAIGLIQKAVPPESLDEAVNAYADRLSGGAILAIRATKRSINMALGRDAVASAEAHIGLEALTMASNDHREAVMAFLEKRAPVFTRT, from the coding sequence ATGTATGGCGACTATCGGCATATGGTCGCGAGCCGGCGCGGGCGAATTCTTACCCTGACGCTGGACAACCCGCCGCTCAACGCGGTGAACCGGGCGCTGCATGACGAGTTATCCACTGTTTTCCAGGACGTCGCGCGCGACGACGGCTGCGACGTCGTCGTCCTGACCGGCGCGGGCAAGGCGTTCTCGGCCGGCGCGGACCTGGAAGAGATGAAGCGCGCCACAGAGGACGCGGCGCTGCGCTCGGCGCTGATGTCCCGCGCGCCCCACATCGTCCACGCCATGCTGTCGCTCGACAAGCCGGTGATCGCTCGTCTCAACGGCCATGCCATGGGACTCGGCGCCACGCTGGCGTTGCTGTGCGACGTGGTGATCGCCGCCGACACCGCGCGCATCGCCGATCCGCATGTGGGCATAGGTCTGTCGGCCGGCGACGGCGGCGCGCTGATCTGGCCGCGCTTGATCGGTTATGCCCGCGCCCGACATCACCTGCTGACCGGTGAGCCGCTGACCGCGACCGAGGCCGCCGCCATCGGGCTGATCCAAAAGGCGGTCCCACCCGAGTCGCTGGACGAGGCGGTGAACGCCTATGCGGACCGGCTCTCGGGCGGCGCGATCCTGGCGATCCGCGCCACCAAGCGGTCGATCAACATGGCGCTGGGCCGAGACGCCGTCGCCAGCGCCGAGGCCCATATCGGCCTCGAGGCATTGACCATGGCGTCGAACGACCACCGCGAGGCGGTGATGGCCTTCCTGGAGAAACGCGCGCCGGTCTTCACCAGGACTTAA
- a CDS encoding acyl-CoA dehydrogenase family protein gives MDFTLNSEQSMLRDSARRYLAQAGGASWQGYADMGWLGIAAPEDAGGLGGGMAELAILTEEMGRALAPGPFIDGAVLATRLVDRLAASDARGALLQEMIAGTRRLVPALYEPGIRYQLTPRTHAARVGAGYRLSGTKVLVMDGAAADGLLVTASLEGGVGLFLVDREQPGIDCRTYRTVDGRDCADFRLDLTIPADRLLSAKALDAVEDALDEARLCLCADMLGGMDSAIEMTAEYLKTRTQFGQKLASFQALQHSVADLFIDADSVRSSVLRAIPAFSRGRVERQKAVSACWVNTFETAKRVTGMAVHLHGAIGFTTEYRVGHYLRRAIVSERRFGDVEFHLERYMNG, from the coding sequence TTGGATTTCACCCTGAACAGCGAACAGTCCATGCTGCGCGACAGCGCGCGGCGGTATCTGGCACAGGCCGGCGGCGCCTCCTGGCAGGGCTATGCCGACATGGGATGGCTGGGCATCGCCGCGCCAGAGGATGCGGGCGGTCTGGGCGGCGGCATGGCGGAGCTGGCGATCCTGACCGAGGAAATGGGACGGGCGCTGGCGCCCGGTCCGTTCATCGACGGCGCCGTGCTGGCGACAAGGCTGGTCGATCGACTGGCCGCAAGCGACGCGCGGGGGGCGCTGCTGCAGGAGATGATCGCCGGCACACGGCGCCTCGTGCCGGCACTGTACGAACCGGGCATCCGCTACCAGCTGACGCCCCGCACCCACGCAGCGCGCGTCGGCGCTGGCTACCGCCTGTCGGGCACCAAGGTGCTGGTGATGGACGGCGCGGCCGCCGACGGCCTGCTGGTCACGGCGTCACTGGAGGGCGGCGTGGGCCTTTTCCTCGTGGATCGTGAGCAACCGGGTATCGATTGCCGGACGTACAGGACGGTCGACGGCAGGGACTGCGCCGATTTCCGATTGGACCTGACGATCCCCGCCGACCGGCTGCTGTCGGCCAAGGCACTGGATGCCGTGGAAGACGCCCTCGACGAGGCGCGGCTTTGCCTGTGCGCCGACATGCTGGGCGGCATGGACAGCGCCATCGAGATGACCGCCGAATACCTGAAGACCCGCACCCAGTTCGGCCAGAAGCTCGCCAGCTTCCAGGCGCTGCAACACAGCGTGGCCGACCTGTTCATCGATGCCGACAGCGTCCGCTCCAGCGTGCTGCGGGCGATTCCGGCGTTCAGCCGCGGGAGGGTGGAGCGCCAGAAGGCGGTCTCGGCCTGCTGGGTCAATACCTTCGAGACGGCCAAGCGCGTCACCGGCATGGCGGTGCACCTGCACGGCGCCATCGGCTTCACCACCGAATACCGCGTCGGGCATTATCTGCGCCGGGCCATCGTTTCCGAGCGCCGTTTCGGCGACGTGGAGTTTCACCTGGAGCGGTATATGAACGGTTAA
- a CDS encoding acyl-CoA dehydrogenase family protein, giving the protein MKLDFSPEDEAFRQEVRDFIAANLPPTLARREAMGFHNDRATVTAWQTALYRRGWTAPGWPVEFGGTGWSPVQRYIFERECGLANVPEICLIALSMVGPVLCRFGSPALRERFLQPILSGEYWFCQGFSEPEAGSDLASLRTRAVRDGGDWVIDGHKIWTTDAHMADFMVCLARTDPAVKPQAGLSMIIVPMDAPGVTVRGIETLDSDHHVNEVFLDNVRVPAGNLIGEPNSGWTQAKFLLEHERTHNAYAGMLCRYMARIPALIDAERSNGLPEAQAAEYRRRHARLAIDVEALEWSVLRVLAGQPGPALGAAASALAVRGAQCLLHAADLELAILGPQVAPAFRPEDSTPLPALAPAAAAGRSTQYLYWWAATIFGGSDEVQRTIIWNTLYR; this is encoded by the coding sequence ATGAAGCTGGACTTCTCGCCCGAGGACGAGGCCTTCCGACAGGAGGTGCGCGATTTCATCGCCGCCAATCTGCCGCCCACGCTGGCGCGGCGCGAGGCCATGGGCTTCCATAACGACCGCGCGACGGTCACGGCCTGGCAAACGGCGCTATACCGCCGCGGCTGGACCGCACCGGGCTGGCCGGTCGAGTTCGGTGGTACCGGCTGGTCGCCAGTGCAACGCTACATCTTCGAGCGGGAGTGCGGCCTCGCCAATGTGCCGGAGATCTGCCTGATCGCCCTGTCCATGGTCGGGCCGGTGCTGTGCAGGTTTGGATCGCCGGCGCTGCGTGAGCGTTTTCTGCAGCCGATTCTCAGCGGCGAGTATTGGTTCTGCCAGGGCTTCTCCGAGCCGGAGGCCGGGTCCGACCTGGCCAGCCTGCGGACACGCGCGGTGCGCGATGGCGGAGACTGGGTGATCGATGGCCACAAGATATGGACCACCGACGCCCACATGGCGGACTTCATGGTCTGTCTGGCGCGCACCGATCCGGCGGTGAAGCCGCAGGCGGGGTTGTCGATGATCATCGTGCCGATGGACGCGCCGGGCGTCACGGTGCGCGGCATCGAGACCCTCGACAGTGACCACCATGTCAACGAGGTGTTCCTCGACAATGTGCGGGTGCCGGCGGGCAATCTGATCGGCGAGCCCAACAGCGGCTGGACGCAGGCCAAGTTCCTGCTGGAGCACGAGCGAACGCACAACGCCTATGCCGGCATGCTGTGCCGCTATATGGCGCGGATCCCGGCGCTGATCGACGCCGAGCGGTCGAATGGGCTGCCGGAGGCGCAGGCGGCCGAATACCGACGCCGCCACGCCCGGCTGGCCATCGACGTGGAAGCGCTGGAATGGTCGGTATTGCGGGTGCTGGCGGGACAGCCCGGACCGGCGCTGGGCGCGGCGGCGTCGGCCCTGGCGGTGCGCGGCGCCCAGTGCCTGCTGCACGCGGCGGATCTGGAGCTGGCGATCCTGGGGCCCCAGGTGGCGCCCGCGTTTCGGCCGGAAGACAGCACGCCGCTGCCAGCCCTCGCGCCGGCGGCCGCGGCAGGCCGTTCGACGCAATATCTGTACTGGTGGGCGGCGACCATCTTCGGCGGGTCCGACGAGGTCCAGCGCACCATCATCTGGAACACGCTGTACCGCTGA